A window of the Paenibacillus antri genome harbors these coding sequences:
- a CDS encoding PTS sugar transporter subunit IIA, translated as MTILSTNKVKLGAKAADKNEAIRMAGRLLVEAGHVPEEYIEKMIERDALSSTYMGGGLAIPHGTNEAKPLVKSTGMSILVFPDGVSFGDGQVAKLVVGIAAVGDDHLDILTNVAMICSDEDSFESILNADSEERLIAIFESGMDE; from the coding sequence ATGACCATCCTATCTACGAACAAAGTGAAGCTGGGCGCGAAAGCCGCCGACAAGAACGAGGCGATCCGCATGGCCGGCCGACTGCTCGTCGAAGCGGGGCATGTGCCGGAGGAATATATCGAAAAGATGATCGAGCGCGACGCCCTCTCCTCGACGTACATGGGCGGCGGGCTCGCCATCCCGCACGGCACCAACGAGGCGAAGCCGCTCGTGAAGTCGACCGGCATGTCGATTCTCGTCTTCCCGGACGGCGTCTCCTTCGGCGACGGGCAAGTCGCGAAGCTCGTCGTCGGCATCGCCGCCGTCGGCGACGACCATCTCGACATCCTGACGAACGTCGCCATGATTTGCTCCGACGAAGACAGCTTCGAGAGCATCCTTAACGCCGACTCGGAAGAGCGGTTGATCGCCATCTTCGAAAGCGGGATGGACGAATGA
- a CDS encoding mannitol-1-phosphate 5-dehydrogenase gives MIAVHFGAGNIGRGFIGLMLSQAGYDVVFVDVNEALVAALQERKRYDVEFADGRGEAVVVRNVDAIDGKRVDLVAERIAGADLVTTAVGVNVLKFIADGIARGIERRLAAAAGGSPAPLHVIACENAIGGSTQLKEHVYAHLSAETREAAARYVAFPDAAVDRIVPLQKHDDPLRVAVEPFAEWVVDRSAMLPGGPPPIEGVHYVDRLQPYIERKLFTVNTGHCCAAYHGFLRGHETIQSAMADDAVRAEVVSILEETGAMLVRQYGFPEAEHRRYLETTVERFANPHLTDEVARVGRSPIRKLSPNDRLVRPATLAHGLGIPVPHLAKAMGAALRFDVPGDPEAAELQQALRRDGAPAVLTRVTGLPEDHPIHNQAAAAYEDLAAEASRAADPKGATRS, from the coding sequence ATGATCGCCGTCCACTTCGGCGCGGGCAACATCGGACGCGGCTTCATCGGCCTCATGCTGTCGCAAGCCGGCTACGACGTCGTCTTCGTCGACGTCAACGAAGCGCTCGTCGCGGCGCTTCAGGAGCGTAAGCGATACGACGTCGAATTCGCGGACGGACGAGGCGAAGCGGTCGTCGTGCGGAACGTCGACGCGATCGACGGGAAGCGCGTCGACCTCGTGGCGGAGCGCATCGCCGGCGCGGATCTCGTCACGACGGCGGTCGGCGTGAACGTATTGAAGTTCATCGCGGACGGAATCGCTCGAGGCATCGAACGCCGTCTCGCCGCGGCGGCCGGCGGCTCCCCCGCCCCGCTGCACGTCATCGCCTGCGAGAACGCGATCGGCGGCAGCACGCAGCTCAAGGAACACGTCTACGCCCACCTGTCCGCGGAGACGCGCGAGGCGGCCGCCCGCTATGTCGCGTTCCCGGACGCCGCGGTCGACCGGATCGTGCCGCTCCAGAAGCATGACGATCCGCTGCGCGTCGCCGTCGAGCCGTTCGCCGAATGGGTCGTCGACCGGTCCGCGATGCTGCCGGGCGGCCCGCCGCCGATCGAAGGCGTCCATTACGTCGACCGGCTGCAGCCGTACATCGAGCGGAAGCTGTTCACGGTCAACACCGGCCATTGCTGCGCCGCCTACCACGGCTTCCTGCGCGGACACGAGACGATCCAGTCGGCGATGGCGGACGACGCGGTGCGCGCCGAAGTCGTCAGCATCCTTGAAGAGACCGGCGCGATGCTCGTCCGCCAATACGGCTTCCCCGAAGCGGAGCACCGGCGTTACCTCGAGACGACCGTCGAACGGTTCGCCAATCCGCATCTGACCGACGAGGTCGCGCGGGTCGGCCGCTCGCCGATCCGCAAGCTGTCGCCGAACGATCGCCTCGTCCGGCCGGCGACGCTCGCGCACGGGCTCGGCATCCCGGTGCCGCATCTCGCCAAGGCGATGGGCGCCGCCCTCCGCTTCGACGTCCCGGGCGATCCGGAGGCGGCGGAGCTGCAGCAGGCGCTGCGTCGCGACGGCGCGCCTGCCGTGTTAACGAGGGTGACCGGTTTGCCGGAGGACCATCCGATCCATAACCAAGCGGCCGCCGCGTACGAAGACCTCGCCGCCGAGGCTTCCCGAGCCGCCGACCCGAAAGGAGCGACCCGATCATGA
- the ptsP gene encoding phosphoenolpyruvate--protein phosphotransferase — translation MTTKQPIPGIAASPGIVIAKAYVAEAESFVPELASAANPAAEEARLDAAIAKARAELEAIKNDAAARIGADKAEIFEGHLLLLEDPDLIDGIREKLTSDGVTAEYALYETAQGFIEVLQSMDNELLRERAVDVKDVSGRIMSHLRGVPHASLSSIAEPCVVVARDLTPSDTAQLDLAYVQGFVTEIGSRTSHSAIMARSLEIPAVVGAGEAVLAIRAGATVILDAVEGRVHVDPSPERLAEYEAKKAAYDKNKAELALLKDRPTVSKDGHRVELAANIGSVKDLEKVLDNGAEAIGLFRTEFLYMGRSSLPTEEEQYQTYKHVLEKMNGKPVVIRTIDIGGDKELPYLGLPKESNPFLGERALRFALRREDVFRPQLRALLRASAHGNLKIMFPMVAVREEWLAAKRLLDEEREKLKAEGAKVADRIETGIMIEIPAAAIAADTFAKDVDFFSIGTNDLIQYTMAADRMNETVSYLYQPCHPSILRLVQMVIQAAERAGKWVGMCGEMAGDETAIPLLLGLGLHEFSMSAGSVLPARRQIASLSREEWKAHAEQALRMSGHAEVKEFVQQQRRSVTV, via the coding sequence ATGACGACGAAGCAACCGATTCCCGGCATCGCCGCCTCCCCCGGCATCGTCATCGCGAAGGCGTACGTAGCCGAGGCCGAATCGTTCGTGCCCGAGCTCGCCAGCGCGGCGAATCCCGCCGCGGAGGAAGCCCGGCTCGACGCCGCGATCGCGAAAGCCCGCGCGGAGCTCGAGGCGATCAAGAACGACGCGGCCGCGCGCATCGGCGCGGACAAGGCGGAAATTTTCGAAGGTCATCTGCTCTTGCTCGAAGATCCGGATCTGATCGACGGCATCCGCGAGAAGCTGACGTCCGACGGCGTCACCGCCGAATACGCGTTGTACGAAACGGCGCAAGGCTTTATCGAGGTTCTGCAGAGCATGGACAACGAGCTGCTGCGCGAGCGCGCCGTCGACGTGAAAGACGTCTCGGGACGCATCATGAGCCATCTGCGCGGCGTGCCGCACGCCAGCCTTAGCTCGATCGCCGAGCCGTGCGTCGTCGTCGCCCGCGACCTGACGCCGTCGGATACGGCGCAGCTCGATCTCGCCTACGTGCAAGGCTTCGTAACGGAAATCGGCAGCCGTACGTCCCACTCGGCTATCATGGCGCGGTCGCTCGAAATTCCGGCCGTCGTCGGCGCGGGCGAAGCGGTGCTCGCCATTCGGGCCGGTGCGACCGTCATTCTCGACGCCGTCGAGGGCCGCGTCCACGTCGACCCGTCTCCCGAGCGGCTCGCCGAATACGAGGCGAAGAAAGCGGCGTACGACAAAAACAAAGCGGAGCTTGCGCTGCTGAAGGACCGTCCGACCGTCTCGAAGGACGGCCATCGCGTCGAGCTGGCCGCGAACATCGGCAGCGTGAAGGATTTGGAGAAGGTGCTGGACAACGGCGCCGAGGCGATCGGCCTGTTCCGAACGGAATTTTTATATATGGGGCGTTCCTCCCTCCCGACGGAGGAAGAACAGTATCAAACCTATAAGCATGTCTTGGAAAAGATGAACGGCAAACCGGTCGTCATCCGCACGATCGACATCGGCGGCGACAAGGAGCTGCCGTATCTCGGCCTCCCGAAGGAATCGAACCCGTTCCTCGGCGAGCGTGCGCTCCGATTCGCGCTGCGGCGCGAGGACGTATTCCGCCCGCAGCTCCGCGCCTTGCTGCGAGCCAGCGCGCACGGCAACCTGAAAATCATGTTCCCGATGGTTGCCGTGCGGGAGGAATGGCTCGCCGCGAAGCGGCTGCTGGACGAAGAGCGCGAGAAGCTGAAGGCGGAAGGCGCGAAGGTCGCGGACCGGATCGAAACCGGCATCATGATCGAAATTCCGGCCGCCGCCATCGCCGCGGATACGTTCGCGAAGGACGTCGATTTCTTCAGCATCGGCACGAACGACCTGATTCAATATACGATGGCCGCCGACCGCATGAACGAGACGGTGTCGTATTTGTATCAGCCGTGCCACCCATCGATCTTGCGGCTCGTGCAGATGGTCATCCAGGCGGCGGAACGGGCGGGCAAGTGGGTCGGCATGTGCGGCGAGATGGCCGGCGACGAGACGGCGATCCCGCTGCTGCTCGGCCTCGGGCTGCATGAATTCAGCATGAGCGCGGGCTCCGTCCTGCCGGCGCGGAGACAGATCGCCTCTCTCTCCCGCGAGGAGTGGAAGGCGCATGCGGAGCAGGCGCTTCGCATGAGCGGCCATGCGGAAGTGAAGGAATTCGTCCAACAACAACGAAGGAGCGTGACCGTATGA
- a CDS encoding HPr family phosphocarrier protein: MISQTFTVANPQGFHVRPTKTFVEKASAFPCKINVINKGKKVNGKSSLSMLTLGIAQGDEVTLEIDGEQEQEAMEALGPLFGQIHE, encoded by the coding sequence ATGATCAGTCAAACATTCACCGTCGCGAACCCTCAAGGGTTCCACGTCCGTCCGACGAAGACGTTCGTCGAGAAGGCGAGCGCCTTCCCTTGCAAGATCAACGTCATCAACAAAGGCAAAAAAGTGAACGGCAAGAGCTCGCTGAGCATGCTCACGCTCGGCATCGCCCAAGGCGACGAAGTGACGCTCGAAATCGACGGCGAACAGGAACAAGAAGCTATGGAAGCGTTAGGTCCGCTCTTCGGACAAATCCACGAATAG
- a CDS encoding PAS domain-containing sensor histidine kinase, protein MPNPPFTTTPLFSIEQHKFLLEQLPDPVAVYTGLRIVYANPAAAAIVGARSPEQLIGRAVLDFVPPEHRAPEAPGIPSQLKPNAGEPAIEHWLRLDGYRVTVQTKSFPILYAGEPSVLMICKDMTAEIGYEQSLRRNEQLLLNVVQYSPEAIVLHADDIVYYANDATVRMFRAFSASELIGRNIYDFIHKDFHEAGKRRLSEAKERAGTRLGFTVHKFTRLDGETFDAEVSSVVIENADDRFAGRYIQTVLRDVTERIAREKELLDHSQRFERLLKFLPEPIVITDHGAIIYCNKSTAKLVRASSKDEIIGKSIFDFIHSDHHQDSVRVVRDVMRTYDATPFQERKIICCDGSVISVEISSIRIDHYNGKSVTLSVMRDLTERKEAEELLIRSEKLSVIGQLAAGVAHEIRNPLTSLRGFTQLLRRELDPARFYYIETMLSELDRMTYIVNDFMSLSKPQLVAYRNHELADTLRAVLLVIESEALLHNIAVHWDHRGGLPPVRCDEHRMKQVFLNVLKNAIDAMPDGGAIHLKMEAVGDELLVRIRDEGPGMPKELIERIGDPFFTTKSDGTGLGLMICHRIVEAHNGSIRFSSAPGAGTTVDILLPIATET, encoded by the coding sequence TTGCCGAACCCGCCGTTTACTACAACTCCTCTATTTTCGATCGAACAACATAAATTTCTCCTCGAACAATTGCCGGATCCCGTAGCGGTGTATACCGGACTTCGTATCGTTTACGCGAATCCGGCCGCCGCGGCCATCGTCGGCGCCCGCTCTCCCGAGCAGCTGATCGGCCGGGCGGTCCTCGACTTCGTTCCGCCGGAGCACCGCGCTCCGGAAGCGCCGGGCATCCCCTCCCAGCTTAAGCCGAACGCCGGCGAGCCCGCCATCGAGCATTGGCTTCGGCTCGACGGCTATCGCGTCACCGTACAGACGAAATCTTTCCCTATCCTATATGCCGGCGAACCGTCCGTATTAATGATTTGTAAGGACATGACCGCCGAAATCGGCTACGAGCAATCGCTTCGCCGCAACGAGCAGCTCTTGCTGAACGTCGTGCAATATTCGCCGGAGGCGATCGTGCTGCATGCCGACGATATCGTGTATTACGCGAACGACGCGACGGTCCGCATGTTCCGCGCCTTCAGCGCTTCCGAGCTGATCGGACGCAACATCTATGATTTCATACATAAAGACTTTCATGAAGCAGGGAAGCGGCGCCTGTCCGAAGCGAAGGAGCGCGCCGGCACGAGGCTCGGTTTCACCGTACATAAGTTCACCCGCCTCGACGGCGAAACGTTCGATGCGGAAGTGTCCAGCGTGGTGATCGAAAATGCGGACGACCGCTTCGCAGGACGCTACATACAGACGGTGCTTCGCGACGTGACGGAGCGCATCGCCCGCGAGAAGGAACTGCTCGACCATTCGCAGCGGTTCGAACGGCTGTTGAAGTTTTTGCCCGAGCCGATCGTGATCACCGACCACGGCGCCATAATTTACTGCAACAAGTCGACGGCGAAGCTCGTCCGCGCCTCGAGTAAAGACGAAATTATCGGCAAGAGCATCTTCGACTTCATTCACTCCGATCATCACCAGGACTCCGTTCGAGTCGTGCGCGACGTCATGCGGACCTACGATGCGACGCCCTTCCAAGAGCGCAAAATCATCTGCTGCGACGGAAGCGTCATCTCGGTCGAAATTTCGAGCATTCGGATCGATCACTATAACGGAAAATCGGTCACCCTCAGCGTCATGCGGGACCTCACCGAACGCAAGGAAGCCGAAGAGCTCTTGATCCGTTCCGAGAAGCTGTCGGTCATCGGGCAGCTGGCGGCCGGCGTCGCGCACGAAATTCGCAACCCGTTGACGTCGCTCCGCGGGTTCACGCAGCTGCTCCGCCGGGAGCTGGATCCCGCCCGCTTCTATTACATCGAGACGATGCTCAGCGAGCTCGATCGCATGACCTATATCGTCAACGATTTCATGAGCTTGTCGAAGCCGCAGCTCGTCGCGTACCGCAATCACGAACTTGCGGATACGCTTCGCGCCGTCCTGCTCGTCATCGAGAGCGAGGCGCTCCTGCACAACATCGCCGTGCACTGGGACCATCGCGGCGGCCTGCCGCCGGTTCGCTGCGACGAACATCGCATGAAGCAGGTGTTCCTCAACGTGCTGAAGAACGCGATCGACGCCATGCCGGACGGCGGCGCGATTCACTTGAAGATGGAAGCCGTCGGCGACGAGCTGCTCGTCCGCATCCGGGACGAAGGACCCGGTATGCCGAAGGAGCTGATCGAACGGATCGGCGATCCGTTCTTCACGACGAAGTCGGACGGCACGGGGCTCGGGCTTATGATTTGCCACCGGATCGTCGAGGCGCATAACGGCTCGATCCGGTTTTCGAGCGCGCCTGGCGCGGGAACGACCGTAGACATACTCCTTCCGATCGCAACCGAAACCTAA
- a CDS encoding phytanoyl-CoA dioxygenase family protein, translated as MIGAKEAEFYRENGYLLVKGVIPKADIEVMREGVERIIQRAAKAKKDANHAWQGDYLPADELKKLVLKGFHDVHYHDASFMRAMTHPNMAAVLTQLIGPNVQVHHSKMLVKPPENGAAFPMHQDHPYFPHANHTMLAASLHLDDADEANGCLHVIPGSHKQGPIPHVGRHYLNHVEYPISMGTPCPAEAGDVLFFNYLTIHGSGPNRSERTRRNVLFQYKDPSDFPTENTHIDWGAGLMIAGENPHFDKAFPKFTVHAEQ; from the coding sequence ATGATCGGAGCGAAGGAAGCGGAGTTTTATCGAGAGAACGGGTATCTGCTGGTAAAGGGTGTCATCCCGAAGGCGGACATCGAGGTCATGCGAGAAGGCGTGGAGCGCATCATTCAGCGCGCGGCGAAGGCGAAGAAGGATGCGAATCATGCGTGGCAAGGCGATTATTTGCCGGCCGACGAGCTGAAGAAGCTGGTGCTTAAAGGGTTCCATGACGTGCACTATCACGACGCGTCGTTCATGCGCGCGATGACGCATCCGAACATGGCGGCGGTGCTGACGCAGTTGATCGGACCGAACGTGCAGGTCCATCACTCCAAGATGCTGGTGAAGCCTCCGGAAAACGGCGCCGCCTTCCCGATGCATCAGGACCACCCGTATTTCCCGCATGCCAACCATACGATGTTGGCTGCGAGCCTGCATCTGGACGACGCCGACGAGGCGAACGGGTGCCTGCACGTCATCCCGGGGTCGCATAAGCAAGGCCCGATTCCGCATGTCGGCCGACATTACTTGAATCATGTCGAATACCCGATTTCGATGGGAACGCCTTGTCCGGCGGAAGCGGGGGACGTCTTGTTCTTCAACTACTTGACGATTCACGGCTCCGGTCCGAACCGAAGCGAGCGCACGCGCCGGAACGTACTGTTCCAATATAAGGACCCGTCGGACTTCCCGACGGAGAACACGCACATCGATTGGGGCGCAGGCCTTATGATCGCGGGCGAGAACCCGCACTTCGACAAAGCGTTCCCGAAGTTTACGGTGCATGCGGAGCAGTAA
- a CDS encoding helix-turn-helix domain-containing protein codes for MERMRESEQMLNRTALTLPGADVSFRVQFWGNNPTHYDNPVHKHSVFEICYVWDGVGEYGEFEGEERVYPLRQGTLFCSRPGVVHQIRSASGLSLSFVSFDVDENRSSPEEVERFRRLASDAEVCLYDAGGAPTVSLWRALLLPSEPHLRLSGASASGVAHALLRSFADVFSPRRPANDVRRTHSTEHLLRRAKLFVRDNLDAPLTLARVAEYLNVSERHVSRIFAGGIHESFNGYVREERIRQAEYLLTHTDQAIKDIAERTGFGTVHSFTRAFARKTGLPPGRYREERGGER; via the coding sequence ATGGAACGCATGCGGGAGAGCGAACAGATGTTGAACCGAACGGCACTGACGCTGCCGGGGGCGGACGTCTCGTTCCGGGTGCAATTCTGGGGAAATAACCCGACCCACTACGACAACCCGGTGCATAAGCATTCCGTCTTCGAAATCTGTTACGTATGGGACGGCGTCGGGGAATACGGCGAATTCGAGGGGGAAGAGCGGGTGTACCCGCTGCGCCAAGGGACGTTGTTCTGCTCGCGGCCCGGCGTCGTGCATCAAATCCGGAGCGCTTCCGGCTTATCGCTGTCGTTCGTCTCCTTCGACGTCGACGAAAACCGTTCGTCCCCGGAAGAGGTCGAACGGTTCCGAAGGCTCGCCTCGGACGCGGAGGTGTGCCTGTACGACGCGGGCGGCGCGCCGACGGTGTCGCTCTGGCGGGCGCTGCTGCTGCCCTCGGAACCGCATCTGCGGCTGTCCGGCGCTTCCGCTTCCGGCGTCGCGCATGCGCTGCTTCGTTCGTTCGCAGACGTCTTCTCTCCTCGCCGACCGGCGAACGACGTCCGGCGCACCCACTCGACGGAACACTTGCTCCGGCGCGCGAAGCTGTTCGTCCGCGACAACCTCGACGCGCCGCTGACGCTCGCGCGCGTCGCGGAATATTTGAACGTGTCCGAGCGGCACGTCTCTCGCATCTTCGCGGGCGGCATCCACGAGTCGTTCAACGGGTACGTGCGCGAGGAGCGCATTCGCCAAGCCGAATACTTATTGACGCATACCGACCAAGCGATCAAAGACATCGCCGAGCGGACCGGCTTCGGCACCGTCCATTCGTTCACGCGCGCCTTCGCCCGGAAGACCGGTCTCCCGCCCGGGCGCTACCGAGAGGAGCGGGGCGGGGAGCGGTAG
- a CDS encoding HAAS signaling domain-containing protein, with the protein MEMIDRYAFAVTQRLPERQRKEIDKELRGLIEDMLEERFASDRSERDERAAVEEVLMELGDPAALAEKYRGRPRYVIAPELTDAYIAVLKVVGASIGIVLMVVFAIRAVIDPMNILDYFVDAIVSVFTFAIPHGFGWVTAIFIALSFVGADGKAWELRSHKEPWTPLQLPEVPDSKRRIPKSDPIAGIAFTVFITALVVFFPNVFGVVIPSGEGGRAIVPFLSEAGIRPYAWGFLAIAAATVSLSAWKLRQRRWTPPLAWAYIALQSLSAVFVVFAFTDPSVYNPSFVDELVQAGFFPIDGEGFRLWSRYAAKWIAPVVALFLLLDIGQTLYRVYRK; encoded by the coding sequence ATGGAAATGATCGATCGTTATGCGTTCGCGGTGACGCAGCGGCTGCCGGAGCGGCAGCGGAAGGAAATCGACAAGGAGCTGCGAGGTTTGATCGAAGACATGCTCGAGGAGCGCTTCGCGAGCGATAGGTCGGAGCGAGACGAGCGCGCGGCGGTGGAAGAAGTATTGATGGAGCTTGGCGACCCGGCCGCGCTTGCGGAGAAGTACCGGGGGCGCCCGCGGTACGTGATCGCGCCGGAGCTGACGGACGCCTATATCGCCGTGCTGAAGGTTGTCGGCGCCTCGATCGGGATCGTGCTCATGGTCGTATTCGCGATCCGGGCGGTGATCGATCCGATGAACATTCTGGATTATTTCGTCGACGCGATCGTGTCGGTCTTCACCTTCGCGATTCCGCACGGCTTCGGATGGGTGACGGCGATCTTCATCGCGTTGAGCTTCGTCGGAGCGGACGGGAAAGCATGGGAGCTCCGCTCGCATAAGGAACCTTGGACGCCGCTGCAGCTGCCCGAGGTGCCCGACTCGAAACGGCGCATCCCGAAGAGCGACCCGATCGCGGGCATCGCGTTTACGGTGTTCATTACGGCGCTGGTCGTGTTTTTCCCGAACGTCTTCGGGGTCGTGATTCCGTCCGGCGAGGGGGGGAGAGCGATCGTCCCGTTTTTATCGGAGGCGGGCATTCGTCCTTACGCTTGGGGCTTTCTCGCCATCGCCGCGGCCACCGTCTCGTTGAGCGCATGGAAGCTGCGGCAGCGCCGCTGGACGCCGCCGCTCGCTTGGGCGTACATCGCGCTCCAATCGCTCTCCGCCGTCTTCGTCGTCTTCGCGTTCACGGACCCTTCGGTGTACAATCCAAGCTTCGTCGATGAGCTCGTGCAAGCAGGCTTCTTTCCGATCGACGGAGAAGGCTTCCGGCTCTGGAGCCGATATGCGGCGAAGTGGATCGCTCCGGTCGTCGCGTTGTTCCTGCTGCTGGACATCGGCCAGACGTTGTACAGGGTTTATCGAAAATAA
- a CDS encoding PadR family transcriptional regulator, translating into MSEKDMQDLVNGFVQELRRGTIILGVLSRLTEAQYGYSLVGVLEEKGIQVDPGTLYPLLRRLEKQGLLESQWDTNEARPRKYYLLSETGKRVYEELCAEWTRMAEGVQSLIEPDKKA; encoded by the coding sequence ATGAGCGAAAAGGATATGCAGGACCTCGTAAACGGGTTCGTGCAGGAGCTGCGAAGAGGCACGATCATTCTCGGCGTGCTCAGCCGGTTGACGGAGGCGCAGTACGGATACTCGCTGGTCGGCGTGCTCGAGGAGAAGGGAATTCAGGTCGACCCGGGCACGTTGTACCCGTTGCTGCGCAGGCTGGAGAAGCAGGGACTGCTCGAAAGCCAATGGGACACGAACGAGGCGCGCCCCCGCAAATATTATTTGCTCAGCGAGACGGGGAAGCGGGTATACGAGGAGTTATGCGCGGAATGGACGCGGATGGCGGAAGGCGTACAGTCGTTAATCGAGCCGGATAAGAAAGCTTAG
- a CDS encoding futalosine hydrolase: protein MNEPTATQGRILIVTAVDAERDAVLRGIGDDPRFAVVAAGVGPAFAAAGAAFALAEGGYALAISAGIGGGFAGRAAIGELVVADAIHAADLGAETPDGFRDVEALGFGSARFAVDADTAARWAEALREAGRAAAVGPIATVSTATGTAATAAELAARIPGVVAEGMEGAGVAAAAYKAGVPTLEIRAISNAVGPRDRAAWRIGDALAALEAAFALLPEVLRNR, encoded by the coding sequence ATGAACGAACCTACCGCTACGCAGGGGCGGATCCTGATCGTTACGGCCGTCGACGCCGAGCGGGACGCCGTGCTCCGCGGCATCGGCGACGATCCGCGCTTCGCCGTCGTCGCGGCCGGCGTCGGGCCGGCGTTCGCCGCGGCGGGCGCGGCGTTCGCGTTGGCCGAAGGCGGCTACGCGCTGGCGATCAGCGCCGGCATCGGCGGCGGCTTCGCCGGGCGAGCCGCCATCGGCGAGCTCGTCGTCGCCGACGCGATCCATGCCGCGGACCTCGGCGCCGAGACGCCGGACGGCTTCCGCGACGTGGAAGCGCTCGGCTTCGGCTCCGCGCGGTTCGCGGTCGACGCGGATACAGCGGCGCGCTGGGCCGAAGCGCTGCGTGAAGCCGGCCGCGCCGCCGCGGTCGGGCCGATCGCGACCGTGTCGACGGCGACCGGCACCGCGGCCACCGCAGCCGAGCTCGCGGCGCGCATTCCCGGCGTCGTCGCCGAGGGCATGGAAGGCGCCGGCGTCGCCGCGGCCGCCTACAAAGCCGGCGTGCCGACGCTCGAAATCCGCGCGATCTCCAACGCCGTCGGTCCGCGGGACCGCGCGGCTTGGCGGATCGGCGATGCGCTCGCGGCGCTCGAAGCCGCGTTCGCTTTATTACCGGAGGTGTTACGAAACCGATGA
- a CDS encoding 1,4-dihydroxy-6-naphthoate synthase, which produces MKIAFSPCPNDTFVFHAWVHGLVPGAPSLDVMYADIDVTNRLAAGPDGLDVMKISYAALPWALKDYALVPCGGALGRGNGPLVLSRQNADPAALAGKRVAVPSERSTAYLLFRLWAAQHAKGAIDIVVMPFHEIMPAVRDGQIDAGLVIHEARFTYPSYGLTKLADLGEWWEADTGLPIPLGAIVARRSLDRDAIARWARASVEYAWAHPEASRAYVAEHAQEMDPDVAKSHIELYVNDFTANLGDEGFAAVDSLLGRAAKEGLVPAFDLAALR; this is translated from the coding sequence ATGAAGATCGCCTTTTCCCCATGTCCTAACGACACGTTCGTCTTTCACGCTTGGGTGCACGGCCTCGTTCCCGGAGCGCCGTCGCTCGACGTCATGTACGCGGATATCGACGTGACGAACCGTCTGGCCGCCGGTCCCGACGGACTCGACGTCATGAAGATTTCTTACGCCGCCTTGCCTTGGGCGCTGAAGGATTACGCCCTCGTGCCGTGCGGCGGCGCGCTCGGCCGCGGCAACGGCCCGCTCGTGCTCAGCCGGCAGAACGCCGACCCCGCGGCGCTAGCGGGCAAGCGGGTCGCCGTGCCGAGCGAGCGCTCGACCGCTTATCTCCTGTTCCGCCTCTGGGCGGCGCAGCACGCGAAGGGCGCGATCGACATCGTCGTGATGCCGTTCCACGAAATTATGCCGGCCGTGCGGGACGGGCAGATCGACGCCGGTCTCGTCATTCACGAAGCCCGCTTCACCTACCCGTCCTACGGCTTGACCAAGCTGGCGGACCTCGGCGAATGGTGGGAGGCGGACACAGGCCTTCCGATTCCGCTCGGCGCCATCGTCGCCCGCCGCTCCCTTGACCGCGATGCGATCGCCCGCTGGGCGCGCGCGTCCGTCGAATACGCTTGGGCGCACCCGGAGGCGTCCCGCGCCTATGTCGCGGAGCACGCGCAAGAGATGGACCCGGACGTCGCGAAGTCGCATATCGAGCTGTACGTGAACGACTTCACCGCGAATCTCGGCGACGAAGGGTTCGCCGCGGTCGATTCGCTGCTTGGCCGCGCCGCGAAGGAAGGGCTCGTCCCCGCGTTCGATCTTGCCGCGCTTCGATAA